A DNA window from Hordeum vulgare subsp. vulgare chromosome 1H, MorexV3_pseudomolecules_assembly, whole genome shotgun sequence contains the following coding sequences:
- the LOC123441998 gene encoding kinesin-like protein KIN-14J, with product MGADPDASSPSPPPTSPLRQPRQGEEELCAVESVDHRSPSRHTDSNPAPQPSPASAAPVPQHPEVSGEEAVLASEEVVEEQPAVEEVVEEQPAVEEGVVEAEAAVAGGEGEALRSFLEEFGDQADDCLIPSPRLKGIATPDCPAALQFLGGRYNILMDKHNILMERYKQQVAKCAEECAPRFDGLMKKYTAECAERRRLYNELIELRGNIRVFCRCRPLSSDEISHGCSSVVQVDPSQEMDLQFVPTEKERKTFKFDHVFGQADDQEAVFAESLPVVRSVMDGFNVCIFAYGQTGTGKTFTMEGVPENRGVNYRALEELFRMSEERSSSVSYSFGVSILEVYNEKIRDLLNENSEQTSKRLDIKQSADGAQEVPGLIEAPISTIDGVWEKLKAGARNRSVGSTSANELSSRSHSLVRVTVTSEHLVTGERSRSHMWLVDLAGSERLAKTEVEGERLKEAKFINKSLSALGDVIAALASKNAHIPYRNSKLTHLLQSSLGGDCKTLMFVQISPSSADSGETLCSLNFASRVRAIEYGPARKQVDPAENFKLKQMAEKLCHEEKENAKLNESLQLMQLKYASRESVFRALQEKIRETEQACRTHQQRARELENELANEKKAARDTNKSTKPSFAAPVRQRPPLAPMRQRPPSNNMPQPSGPSRLRFAGKGSSAQNKENVPMTNKTVVDKAVGKARRVSLVPTMRQIPLQPKRRSSIAILPSERERMSIFPEKAMSRLSHVQMSRTARPQATFNSIPETPQPAVHATPDVRGKFIRMEFGSSSSSRFSSPPALSMRKSRNNILSPQQKLRLQSGSGNASKLCFSIQKRVALGSPAPARRTSVVSGTGIFNRSLREQMMAGRFGNAQQVFNSKRRMSVL from the exons ATGGGAGCGGATCCGGACGCCTcctccccctcgccgccgccgacgTCTCCGTTACGGCAGCCGCGACAAG GCGAGGAAGAGCTCTGCGCCGTGGAGTCCGTGGACCACCGGAGCCCGAGCCGCCATACGGATTCGAACCCTGCGCCGCAGCCGTCGCCCGCGTCCGCTGCGCCGGTGCCCCAGCATCCCGAAG TGTCAGGCGAGGAAGCGGTGCTGGCCagcgaggaggtggtggaggaacaGCCCGCCgttgaggaggtggtggaggaacaGCCCGCCGTTGAGGAGGGGGTTGTGGAGGCGGAGGCGGCTGTTGCAGGAGGAGAAGGGGAGGCTCTCCGCAGCTTCTTGGAG GAATTTGGGGATCAAGCAGATGATTGTCTTATCCCATCTCCGCGGCTGAAGGGGATCGCAACTCCCGACTGCCCTGCTGCCCTCCAGTTCCTAG GTGGGAGGTACAACATCCTGATGGATAAGCACAACATCCTGATGGAGAGGTATAAACAGCAGGTGGCAAAGTGTGCCGAGGAGTGTGCACCAAGGTTTGACGGCTTGATGAAGAAGTACACGGCGGAGTGTGCAGAGCGGCGTCGTTTGTACAATGAACTCATCGAGCTGAGGGGAAACATCAGGGTATTCTGCCGGTGCCGCCCTTTAAGTTCCGATGAGATCTCCCATGGGTGCTCATCAGTGGTTCAGGTTGATCCGTCCCAGGAGATGGACCTTCAGTTTGTTCCCACGGAAAAAGAGAGGAAGACCTTTAAATTTGACCATGTTTTTGGACAGGCTGATGATCAAG AGGCTGTATTTGCTGAGAGCCTGCCAGTCGTGAGGTCAGTGATGGATGGTTTCAACGTATGCATCTTTGCATATGGGCAAACTGGAACAGGGAAAACCTTCACTATGGAAGGTGTTCCAGAGAATAGGGGTGTCAACTACAGGGCTCTTGAAGAACTGTTCAGGATGTCAGAGGAGAGAAGCTCATCCGTCTCATACTCATTTGGTGTGAGTATCTTGGAAGTCTATAATGAAAAAATCAGGGACCTTCTTAATGAAAACTCTGAACAAACATCAAAAAG GTTGGACATAAAGCAAAGTGCTGATGGGGCACAAGAGGTGCCTGGCCTGATTGAAGCTCCAATTTCTACAATAGATGGTGTGTGGGAGAAACTGAAAGCTGGGGCTAGAAATAGATCTGTTGGATCAACCAGTGCCAATGAACTGAGCAGTCGCTCCCATAG CTTGGTTAGGGTCACCGTTACAAGTGAGCATTTGGTGACTGGGGAAAGGAGCAGAAGCCACATGTGGTTGGTTGACCTTGCTGGAAGTGAGCGCTTGGCTAAAACTGAAGTAGAAGGAGAGAGGCTGAAGGAGGCAAAGTTCATCAACAAATCACTCTCTGCACTGGGTGATGTTATCGCTGCCCTTGCCTCCAAAAATGCCCACATCCCATATCG GAACTCCAAGCTAACTCATCTGCTCCAAAGCTCGTTAG GTGGAGATTGCAAGACACTTATGTTTGTGCAGATAAGTCCAAGCTCTGCAGATTCAGGAGAAACTCTATGCTCGTTAAATTTTGCTAGTAGAGTTCGAGCTATTGAATATGGCCCTGCTCGTAAGCAAGTGGATCCAGctgaaaatttcaagctcaagcaGATG GCCGAAAAACTCTGTCATGAGGAAAAGGAAAATGCGAAGTTGAACGAAAGCTTGCAACTGATGCAACTCAAGTATGCTTCTCGTGAGAGTGTATTCAGAGCTCTTCAAGAAAAG ATAAGGGAGACAGAGCAAGCCTGCAGAACTCATCAGCAGCGG GCTAGAGAGCTGGAGAACGAATTAGCTAATGAGAAGAAGGCTGCGAGGGATACGAATAAATCCACGAAGCCATCATTTGCTGCTCCTGTGAGGCAGAGACCACCACTTGCTCCTATGAGGCAGAGACCACCAAGCAACAACATGCCACAACCTTCAGGCCCTTCCAGACTGAGGTTTGCTGGTAAGGGATCTTCAGCTCAGAACAAAGAGAACGTCCCTATGACAAACAAAACCGTTGTGGACAAGGCTGTTGGCAAAGCACGGCGTGTATCTTTAGTTCCCACGATGCGACAGATCCCTCTCCAGCCTAAGAGGCGATCCTCGATCGCGATCCTACCAAGCGAGAGAGAGCGGATGTCCATATTTCCTGAGAAGGCAATGTCACGACTGTCCCATGTCCAAATGTCAAGAACAGCACGACCACAGGCTACATTTAACTCAATTCCAGAAACACCACAGCCAGCAGTACATGCAACTCCAGATGTCAGAGGAAAGTTTATAAGAATGGAgtttggcagcagcagcagcagcaggttcTCAAGCCCTCCAGCGCTGTCCATGCGGAAGTCGAGGAACAATATCTTGTCTCCACAGCAGAAGTTGAGGTTGCAGTCAGGCTCTGGAAATGCCAGCAAGCTATGCTTCAGTATCCAGAAAAGAGTAGCTCTTGGTTCACCTGCTCCAGCAAGAAGAACTTCCGTGGTGTCTGGTACTGGCATATTTAATCGAAGTCTGCGTGAGCAAATGATGGCAGGGAGATTTGGCAATGCGCAGCAGGTGTTCAACTCCAAGAGGAGGATGTCTGTCCTCTAA